Below is a window of Atribacterota bacterium DNA.
GGTGAAACAGCTCATCCAGCAGATGGTTTTCGCCATGAACGTGCCCTCTCGCTGGGGAAGCCAGGCACCATTCATCAATTTTTCCTTTGACTGGATTGTACCTCAGGATTTGAAGGATCGGCCGGTCATCATCGGTGGAAAAGAACGACCGGAACTTGGGACGTACGGTGATTATCAGAAAGAGATGGACATGGTGAACCGCGCCTTTCTTGAGGTGATGCTCGAAGGAGACTATGAAGGGAGAGTTTTTTCCTTCCCCATTCCCACTTATAATATTACCCCTTCCTTTCCCTGGGATTCCGAGAACGTCCGGCTTCTTTTTGAATTGACAGCCAAATATGGCGTGCCATACTTTCAGAATTTCATTTCCAGTTCGCTCCAACCTGGCGATGTCCGTTCCATGTGCTGTCGGTTGCAACTGGACCTGCGAGCACTCCGCAACCGCTGCGGGGGACTTTTTGGTTCCGCCGATAAAACCGGCTCCATCGGGGTGGTCACCATTAACCTTCCCCGCCTCGCCTATTTAAGTAAAAGCGAGGAGGAATTCTTTACCCGGCTCCGCCGTACCATGAACATTGCCAAAACAGCTTTAGAAATCAAGCGAAAGGTCATTGAGCGAAACCTGAAGAACGGACTTCTTCCCTACACTCGCCGGTACCTGGGAACTTTCCGCAACCATTTTTCTACCATTGGCCTGGTGGGGATGAACGAAGCCTGTCTGAATTTCCTCGGTGTTTCTATTGCCGATCCACAGGGAAAAGCCTTCGCCATTCGGGTATTGCAATTCATGCGAGAGAGACTCGCAGATTTCCAGGAAGAAACCGGAAACCTCTATAACTTGGAAGCAACCCCCGCCGAAGGAACGAGCTATCGCTTAGCGAAACATGACCAAAAGCGCTTTCCCGATATCATCACTGCTGGAGAAGACGAACCATACTACACCAACAGCACCTATCTCCCCGTCCATTACACCGATGACCCCTTCGAAGCCCTGGAACACCAGAAAGACCTGCAGACGCTCTATACCGGTGGTACGGTTTTTCACACCTTTTTATCCGAGATTCCTGACCCGGAAAGCGTCAAGCTCTTTATCCGGAGAGCCTTTGAACGCTATCCAATTCCCTACCTTACCATTACTCCTACCTTCTCGGTCTGTCCCAACCATGGATACCTTTCTGGCAAAGCGTTTACCTGCCCTCACTGTGGGGAAGAAACCGAAGTCTACTCCCGGGTGGTCGGGTACTATCGACCGGTCGAGCGCTGGAACCGGGGTAAGCAGGAGGAATTCAAAATGCGCAAAGAATACGCGTTGCGGTGATTCCCTTGGTATTCCGGGGATGGCATAAGACGAGTTATATCGAATATCCAGGCAAACTCTCCACGGTACTCTTCGTAGGGGGATGTAATTTTCGCTGCCCTTTCTGTCACAACCCGGAATTGGTCGAAGAATGGGAAATGCTCCCCCGGGTCGATGAGGAAGAAGTGTTCGAATATCTCGAGAAACGACACGGACTCCTTGATGCCGTAGTCATTACCGGGGGAGAACCACTTCTGCAAAAAACGCTTCTCTCCTTTATTCGCGCAGTTAAGGAAAAGGGGTATCTGGTAAAGGTGGATTCAAATGGCAGTTCCTGGGAGGCGTTTACTTCGTTACGACCATACGTCGACCGATGGGGAATCGACTACAAGCTCCCATTTACAGACTACCACCGTGTGGGTGGAGAGCGATGGGCACAGACAAGTCAAAGGGTTCTTGAAACCCTTCTTACCGTTCCAGAATATCTTGAAGTCCGTACCACCATTTTTCCCCTTTTTCACTCCTTTGAGACGCTTCTTGGCATGGGCGAAACCCTTATTGGAGCATCTTCCTGGTGGTGGCAAAATTTCCGACCTGAAAAGACGCTCCTTCCTGAAGCGAAGTCCATTCCTCCTTATCCTTTTTCACTTCTTCAGGAGTGGCAGGCAAAAATCAACGAGAAGCTTGGAAAAGAGCTGATTACGCTTCGCCCCGGACAATAGCAACGCCACTTGAAGTTCCCAAACGATTGGCGCCAGAAGCAATCATCTGTAACGCCATTGCCCGGGAACTGATCCCTCCCGCAGCCTTCACCCCTAAGGAGCTCCCCACCACCTCACGCATGAGGGCCACATCCTCTACGGTTGCCCCTGAAGGACCAAAACCGGTGGACGTTTTTACAAAGTGGGCTCCAGCCGCCTGAGCGATTAAACATCCCACTATTTTTTCCTCCTCCGTGAGGTAACAGTTTTCGAGCACCACCTTTACGGTGCATGGAGACATCTCTTCCACCACACCCCGAATATCCGAATACACCAGCCTCCAGTCCCCGTTTTTGAGTGCGGCAACGTTCAAGACCATATCGGCTTCCTTCGCTCCCTCTTGAAAGGCAAAACGAGCCTCCTTGGCCTTCACCTCGGGTTTATTCTGCCCCAGGGGAAAACCAATGGCCACACCGGTAAGCACTCCGCTTCCCTCCAGCAGTTTAGTACAGAGCGTCACGTAGTAGGGATTGACGATGACGGAAAAAAACTTCCACTCTCTGGCTTCCCGACACACCTCTTCTAAGTCCTGGCGCCGAGCCGAGGACTTGAGAAGTACATGGTCAATCCGGGAAGCAAGAAAAGTGCGCAATTCTCCCTCATCGACGGGAACCGCTTCCAAGATGGGAAAACGTTCCCGCCCCCTAATTTCCATTCCCAAGACTTCCTCAAGCCGGGACTTGAGCAGGAGAATTTTTTCCATCCGCATGATTTCTCTCCCTCTCACTCCAGATTCGCATGGCAGGCCATCATGAGCTTGTACGCTTCCTCTCGGTGGGAAGAAACGAGATGGAGAATACAGGCATCAAGGAAAAGAAACAAAGCATGCTCAAACCGGGTCCCCCCACCATCAGCATAAAGCTGAAGCGATGGCGAAACACCATCCGGAACAAATTTAACCACCCAGTCCAAAAAAGGATGAAGTGGTGTTTCTGGTCGTCCCACAATTGCTGCCACCTTTGCCCCAGCTTTTTTGGCCTTTTCAGCAAAAAGAAGCACTGAGGCGGTTTTACCTGAGCCAGAAGCGCAGAGCAGAAGATCCCCCTTGCCGATTGCTGGGCAGGTCACTTCTCCCACAACATGCACGGTGTATCCCATATGCATCAAACGCATGGCAAAACCTTTAAGGATGAGAAAGCTCCTTCCTCGAGCCCAGAAAAAAATTCGCTTCTGACGGTACTCCTCAAGGAGGGTCAAAAACGCTTTGACTTCTTGTTCCTTGAGCGTGGAAAGAAGATCTCGAGCTTCATTC
It encodes the following:
- a CDS encoding SIS domain-containing protein, encoding MNWRESFETVVNEARDLLSTLKEQEVKAFLTLLEEYRQKRIFFWARGRSFLILKGFAMRLMHMGYTVHVVGEVTCPAIGKGDLLLCASGSGKTASVLLFAEKAKKAGAKVAAIVGRPETPLHPFLDWVVKFVPDGVSPSLQLYADGGGTRFEHALFLFLDACILHLVSSHREEAYKLMMACHANLE
- the deoC gene encoding deoxyribose-phosphate aldolase produces the protein MRMEKILLLKSRLEEVLGMEIRGRERFPILEAVPVDEGELRTFLASRIDHVLLKSSARRQDLEEVCREAREWKFFSVIVNPYYVTLCTKLLEGSGVLTGVAIGFPLGQNKPEVKAKEARFAFQEGAKEADMVLNVAALKNGDWRLVYSDIRGVVEEMSPCTVKVVLENCYLTEEEKIVGCLIAQAAGAHFVKTSTGFGPSGATVEDVALMREVVGSSLGVKAAGGISSRAMALQMIASGANRLGTSSGVAIVRGEA
- a CDS encoding ribonucleoside triphosphate reductase, which codes for MMSEHFELTPEKVRKRDGRVVPFDRQRIERAIYKAFQAVGEENEKLPQELSVNVTRKLFEKFGEKTIVDIETIQDVVEETLIENGFSKAAKAYILYRRKRQEARDALRVAVDVEKIVQEYLIKADWRTQENSNTTYSYPGLILHVAGSVMAHYTLNHIYPDEVKEAHVNADIHIHDLSYGITAYCAGWSLEELIREGFGGVKDKIAAGPAKHLSSLTGQMVNFLGTMQMEFAGAQSFNSVDTYLAPFVRYDGLDYLTVKQLIQQMVFAMNVPSRWGSQAPFINFSFDWIVPQDLKDRPVIIGGKERPELGTYGDYQKEMDMVNRAFLEVMLEGDYEGRVFSFPIPTYNITPSFPWDSENVRLLFELTAKYGVPYFQNFISSSLQPGDVRSMCCRLQLDLRALRNRCGGLFGSADKTGSIGVVTINLPRLAYLSKSEEEFFTRLRRTMNIAKTALEIKRKVIERNLKNGLLPYTRRYLGTFRNHFSTIGLVGMNEACLNFLGVSIADPQGKAFAIRVLQFMRERLADFQEETGNLYNLEATPAEGTSYRLAKHDQKRFPDIITAGEDEPYYTNSTYLPVHYTDDPFEALEHQKDLQTLYTGGTVFHTFLSEIPDPESVKLFIRRAFERYPIPYLTITPTFSVCPNHGYLSGKAFTCPHCGEETEVYSRVVGYYRPVERWNRGKQEEFKMRKEYALR
- a CDS encoding anaerobic ribonucleoside-triphosphate reductase activating protein, producing the protein MIPLVFRGWHKTSYIEYPGKLSTVLFVGGCNFRCPFCHNPELVEEWEMLPRVDEEEVFEYLEKRHGLLDAVVITGGEPLLQKTLLSFIRAVKEKGYLVKVDSNGSSWEAFTSLRPYVDRWGIDYKLPFTDYHRVGGERWAQTSQRVLETLLTVPEYLEVRTTIFPLFHSFETLLGMGETLIGASSWWWQNFRPEKTLLPEAKSIPPYPFSLLQEWQAKINEKLGKELITLRPGQ